The Geoglobus acetivorans genome window below encodes:
- a CDS encoding AbrB/MazE/SpoVT family DNA-binding domain-containing protein has product MVVEVKKIDSQGRIVLPKEWRERWGSEVILIEFEDRIEILPKRKPKLSQFFDIIEAEIREDVEKELLEEML; this is encoded by the coding sequence GTGGTTGTGGAAGTTAAGAAAATTGATAGTCAGGGGAGGATTGTTCTACCTAAGGAGTGGAGGGAAAGGTGGGGTAGTGAAGTAATTCTGATCGAATTTGAGGACAGGATAGAGATTTTGCCGAAGAGGAAACCAAAACTTTCGCAGTTCTTCGACATAATCGAGGCCGAGATCAGGGAAGACGTTGAAAAGGAGCTTCTTGAGGAGATGTTATGA
- a CDS encoding glycosyltransferase — translation MQNDVAAVIPAYNEEIAIGSVVLRAKKYVDRVIVVDDGSTDKTAEIAELAGAEVIRLEENCGKAHALMVGFERAKELGYSVVVMLDGGGQHDPDEIPSLVEPILKGEADLVIGSRFLENNGKIPKYRMLGQKILTFVTNLGSEITISDSQSGFRAMNRKVLESINFESNGYSIESEMIARLSSKGLRIREVPISAIYDVPNRHKKNPLSHGMSVLNDIVGLIGYKRPMLLFGSAGFALTVIGLAFGFWAFSVYYDTNKLPYGPSIGSALFLILGLLMVTSGLILNSLVQIMKEHK, via the coding sequence ATGCAGAATGATGTCGCAGCCGTCATTCCTGCCTACAACGAGGAGATAGCCATTGGGAGTGTGGTTTTGAGGGCCAAGAAATACGTGGACAGAGTCATTGTCGTGGATGACGGCTCCACGGATAAAACGGCCGAGATTGCAGAACTGGCCGGAGCTGAGGTTATACGGCTCGAGGAGAATTGTGGAAAGGCTCACGCCCTCATGGTGGGCTTTGAACGTGCCAAGGAGCTCGGTTACTCTGTCGTGGTTATGCTCGATGGAGGCGGGCAGCACGATCCCGATGAAATCCCCTCACTTGTCGAGCCCATTTTAAAGGGCGAGGCGGATCTGGTAATCGGCTCCAGGTTCTTAGAGAACAACGGGAAAATCCCGAAATACAGGATGCTCGGGCAGAAAATCCTGACCTTCGTGACCAATCTGGGATCTGAGATCACGATCTCTGACTCGCAATCCGGTTTCAGGGCGATGAACAGGAAGGTGCTGGAGAGCATCAACTTCGAGTCGAACGGCTACAGCATAGAGTCTGAGATGATCGCCCGCCTGTCGTCTAAAGGGTTGAGAATCAGGGAGGTGCCCATCTCTGCAATATACGACGTCCCGAACAGGCACAAGAAGAATCCCCTCTCACACGGGATGAGCGTTCTGAACGACATCGTTGGTCTGATCGGCTACAAGCGACCGATGCTGCTGTTCGGCTCTGCGGGTTTTGCTCTGACAGTCATCGGGCTTGCCTTTGGCTTCTGGGCATTTTCAGTGTACTACGACACGAACAAACTGCCGTACGGCCCATCAATCGGAAGTGCCCTGTTTCTGATTCTCGGCCTGCTCATGGTCACCTCCGGGCTGATCCTCAATTCGCTCGTTCAGATAATGAAGGAACACAAGTGA
- a CDS encoding antitoxin AF2212-like protein — MKKVECIYEKGVLIPIEALDIPERSRVVLRIEEVKAIDDLKLYGYLKLLRESEDAEELFEL, encoded by the coding sequence ATGAAAAAGGTGGAGTGCATTTACGAAAAAGGTGTTTTGATACCGATAGAAGCATTGGATATTCCAGAACGATCCCGAGTGGTTTTGAGAATAGAAGAGGTTAAAGCAATTGATGACCTTAAATTGTACGGATACTTAAAGCTTCTGAGGGAGAGCGAAGATGCAGAAGAACTCTTCGAGTTATGA
- a CDS encoding PIN domain-containing protein — protein MRFIDANVFLYSVVRPRGKVSKEILERKEKAKQILLRVENGEEVVTTAVHLSEVANILEAKLNLSTALKFLENLLLAENVRILAVSQEDYLRALLIAKEKNVSVNDALAYLKMKETNVEEIYTFDNHFRNLDVRIVQG, from the coding sequence ATGAGGTTCATAGATGCCAACGTATTCCTATACTCCGTGGTAAGGCCCAGGGGAAAGGTCAGCAAGGAAATCCTTGAAAGAAAGGAAAAAGCCAAGCAAATTCTGCTCAGGGTTGAGAATGGGGAAGAGGTCGTAACAACTGCAGTTCATCTGAGCGAGGTGGCAAACATCCTCGAAGCGAAGCTTAATCTCTCAACAGCTCTGAAGTTTCTCGAAAACCTGCTGCTTGCTGAGAACGTCAGAATATTAGCAGTTTCGCAGGAAGACTATCTAAGGGCTTTGCTAATTGCCAAGGAGAAAAACGTTAGTGTGAACGACGCTCTCGCTTATTTGAAGATGAAAGAGACCAATGTTGAAGAAATATACACTTTCGACAATCACTTCAGGAACTTGGATGTCAGGATCGTGCAGGGTTGA
- a CDS encoding metal-dependent hydrolase, giving the protein MLLFGHIGITLGIAWLIESRLRIRMDYRLIAVGSLLPDMIDKPAGMLLLLLNNGRVFAHTLLFILTLHLIGLKYRGFLFLSFASFLHLIEDEMWNEPETLFWPLLGGFPARERVGFYEYVERIISEYTPSLSHVFILEVTGFIVILVLVMRRGSLFGARH; this is encoded by the coding sequence ATGCTGCTCTTCGGACACATCGGAATCACGCTCGGAATCGCTTGGCTGATTGAATCAAGGCTCAGAATTAGAATGGATTACAGGCTGATTGCTGTTGGCTCACTGCTGCCTGACATGATCGATAAACCGGCTGGAATGCTTCTGCTTCTCCTGAACAATGGCAGGGTTTTTGCCCACACTCTGCTGTTCATCCTGACTCTCCACCTGATCGGCTTGAAGTACAGAGGATTTCTGTTTCTGTCCTTTGCGTCCTTCCTCCACCTGATCGAAGACGAGATGTGGAACGAGCCGGAAACGCTCTTCTGGCCCCTGCTGGGCGGCTTTCCCGCCAGAGAACGTGTGGGGTTTTACGAATACGTTGAGAGGATAATATCGGAATACACACCCTCTCTTTCCCATGTGTTCATCTTGGAAGTTACGGGCTTCATCGTAATCTTGGTATTGGTGATGAGGCGCGGTTCTCTTTTCGGCGCCCGACATTAA